One Chordicoccus furentiruminis DNA window includes the following coding sequences:
- a CDS encoding SpaA isopeptide-forming pilin-related protein, giving the protein MLCAGLISGGAAVSGESGAQEAVNAEAPADDAVQPEVPAQPVEEAQQNTPAPEDTEGGGEAGQQQEETPDQQQEELYPEDDGNGEESVPSVSRPDAGSAESSAAPVGTTAEPLTVSVTTAMKYAFAGENALTFETQITGGTEPFETSYEIDRDGTPVWSAREYQPELTYMPEEAGGYELVLSVTDAAGQAASGRCAIPVAVRHEESPSDWEPALKEVRMTGRYAEDLLAIARTQLGYTESADNFIVTEEGARQGYTRYGQWQGDAYEPWDAAFAAFCLYYAGVRDVPADTKAEKWADELKRRGMYRDLTAENRPEEGDFLFTRDGEVTRIGLVEKTDDTGVTAIEGDVGGAVARVTYGWDDARLAGFGDPRTTLTDEAAGVTVTGIFPEGATLTVQLLAEDADGFTEAQDRIHAALSPLYDRYAVNLADVTETAVYVPSLTVNGEVVSPCKKVRVGVSACGGRFAGHGDVRVLTFSDEQTELLSAEEKDGGDGADAIVSASFRTDRLSEFALTAVAPDRLTMRRTAADGDAKVTVTYGTGAGVPESAELRVRQIRGDGDDADRAEYQKRQAEAAALLETEAGGENAASQPDTAASGSPGNAENADVSRQTDQNAENAAADQQADQNAENVAADQTEDSKEYAAYMEEVEAALASGRKVQMAKLFDITILDKEGNEVEPLTPVCANIEFVPKEVQEGTDLELYQFQTEGEKPQVMENVEVLTDDDNIVNGIEFETDGFSVYGIVGTVIEKYVLASDGRNYRITATYGPETGVPEDAQLKVSEILPPESDETIAGSEEPLDSSLYDEYVARTEDALGWAEGSASYVRLFDIKITDEYGNKIDIAAPVDVRIELADKDSSEEGLLGTQVVHFADGAEVPDVVQNLSFDETKTESEGMTLSFTAAGFSVYAIVDAPEPAVVEIDYVDSLEELAGQTGKEFYLSYGTPPKYFTNELNTNSAFIENTSSGQADGWYFEPTGVDNQYYIYTYVEGVKKYITNPSGNLAGLADTNGTKFDLEDAGNGKFYFKKAGASLWLQHSGSGSGIRFYTDNKNAANSQISIAYASSFVLPDDPYGLNGKTYGIAYHNDTATSAALTAEGVTTSGQQRLKGLDMLMRPDVLDHDGILLVAENSDIQEWTFQNVSEDKYYLKTTVDGVTKYLTINGNNVTLMDTPDETYSLIKAIPGTGANSGKWHFSVGNYSLNFNNTANNGFNGTTGTGATTWMNLVEKSSFPEEDFTYYNAKKVSVSDTSQVPDKKQVIIYTRVWNDTKKKYEFFAIDHDGSLIPCYDTGDGIEWIGTNVNTALWELTEGTNPDGSLSYYYWLRNTQYGNTFITPQLSNDQVIYTSPGSDVQDLNASVNLNGRRYEENYTTIIRWDDDQYGYSGLKVENGHLVPCALSETEDFYFAIMEEKQHAEDVTTVETVDSKAYGITMKMVDFNNDVQKYSTGDRDVVQTEVMGTPDGGAGLLSTCLDPVTGYPVVNSNSNSLSQLFDSTKEMDANHLFLQNIYNESGYFEYDSTQNFAHLNPDGTFTVYDQLGAITGDAEHKTTREHGQFMPYNDISPDKGYAYDKDGHIITNQTDVLAHELPDTNARKGENLYLIGNNKKGMRDTTGDGVDYFFGMELEASFTQTANGLDAWGHDIIFEFSGDDDFWLYVDGQLVLDLGGVHSAQVGSVNFRTGLITSSNGNSTLYNTFKNNYKDQHPEATDEEVNQYLDDIFERNEEGNYVFKDYTKHTMRMFYMERGAGASNLHMRFNLAAVKPGTVVLSKQLSGTNSGSNSLLEYPYQIYYKIRGDGESEEHLLNDPSKVTYKDSTKQVKYEEHLTLEQQTYDNVFFLKAGESAVIELPEDTVNYRIVECGISTATYDVVKANGETLAPTDTQNPGRKDYKTSLDTMTNRDTVLFDNHVKEGAMRTLSITKQLYDSNGQDRLHYDAAEGEKEDKTLFSYRLYLGNAFTSEDDIPPANLYSYFVKNRDKYYCRWDLAQKKFVSLGINNYSDLETYLAPMTDTQKESIIFKTSPSGAISKIPADYTVEVRDLIDGVHWKVEERDDEIPKGYTLRLSDGYTRTDIIPEEPHGTTPISDTIEGEVDPEVDVRNQKGWGLTVQKVWTDEDFIDHDPIYFAVYYEKEGQAPELIEGSVRSMMNGNKEIYYFFNQEQMAGRDFSEYRVYEVKLTNPEIDPATGEIHYDSITPIPDSGKLTVGGTPKGTTVHQENEYTVTYQIGEPTTQNENVRTDVVTNSRPGIKLFKMRWDYETPLAGAVFTLKDSEGQDVAAESYTSRSEDGLITIAYLNPGIYTLTEVETPKGYVVLPEPITITVSDDSITVGPEELKNKYYIFEPAKEATETQEADMATVTIRDRETELHVKKVDAVTKDPLAGAHFALYNQVTDAQGNKRKDYQPITGYENLISNAEGILTFPDTNVEAVTIENLTWGNTYYLTETQAVTDYDLLKEDLCFTVNKDGTITIENAEHSGWLTTSTDTDKGKYSSLIQIPNGKLQYVSVWKTDDGYTTITTGASFALYKAEDYDDAAGRPKEGAVPVLTGTTGANGILALGTLPAGTEYRLVETKAPDGYYPPTSAIKIFVNADKVTAMQAGSPAEVSRKGDEHWVPDQPEATWQIRVWNSQGYALPSTGGSGTALFYLLGGILLSGAGILLLTRLRMKRKHSER; this is encoded by the coding sequence TTGCTGTGCGCGGGATTGATCTCCGGCGGCGCGGCAGTTTCCGGCGAGTCGGGCGCGCAGGAGGCGGTGAACGCCGAAGCGCCCGCCGATGACGCGGTTCAGCCGGAGGTTCCGGCACAGCCGGTGGAAGAGGCGCAGCAGAATACGCCCGCTCCGGAGGATACGGAAGGCGGAGGAGAGGCGGGTCAGCAGCAGGAAGAGACGCCGGATCAGCAGCAGGAAGAGCTGTATCCTGAGGATGACGGAAACGGGGAAGAGTCCGTTCCGTCGGTTTCCCGGCCGGATGCCGGATCCGCTGAAAGCAGCGCCGCGCCGGTCGGAACGACGGCGGAGCCGCTCACCGTTTCCGTCACGACAGCGATGAAGTACGCCTTCGCGGGCGAGAACGCGCTGACGTTTGAGACGCAGATTACCGGCGGCACGGAGCCGTTTGAAACTTCCTATGAGATTGATCGGGACGGAACGCCGGTCTGGTCGGCTCGGGAGTATCAGCCGGAGTTGACGTATATGCCCGAAGAGGCGGGCGGCTATGAGCTCGTGCTGAGCGTCACGGATGCCGCCGGTCAGGCGGCGTCCGGCCGCTGCGCCATTCCGGTGGCGGTGCGCCACGAGGAGAGCCCGTCGGACTGGGAGCCGGCATTGAAGGAAGTCCGGATGACCGGCCGCTACGCGGAGGACCTGCTCGCGATCGCGCGCACGCAGCTGGGCTACACGGAGAGCGCGGACAATTTCATTGTGACAGAGGAAGGCGCCCGTCAGGGCTACACCCGGTACGGGCAGTGGCAGGGGGACGCCTATGAGCCGTGGGACGCCGCGTTCGCGGCCTTCTGCCTCTACTACGCGGGCGTCCGGGACGTGCCGGCCGACACGAAAGCGGAGAAGTGGGCCGATGAACTGAAGCGGCGCGGGATGTACCGCGATCTGACGGCGGAGAACCGCCCGGAGGAGGGGGATTTCCTTTTCACCCGGGACGGGGAAGTGACGCGGATCGGACTGGTCGAAAAGACGGATGATACGGGCGTGACCGCCATCGAAGGCGACGTCGGCGGCGCAGTCGCCCGCGTGACATACGGCTGGGACGACGCGCGGCTTGCGGGCTTCGGCGATCCGCGGACGACGCTGACGGACGAGGCGGCGGGCGTCACCGTCACCGGCATTTTTCCGGAGGGCGCGACCCTTACGGTTCAGCTGCTCGCGGAGGACGCGGACGGCTTCACGGAGGCGCAGGACCGGATTCACGCGGCGCTCTCTCCGCTCTACGACCGGTATGCGGTCAATCTCGCGGATGTGACGGAGACAGCGGTGTACGTCCCGTCTCTGACCGTGAACGGGGAGGTGGTCTCCCCGTGCAAAAAGGTACGGGTCGGCGTCTCGGCATGCGGCGGACGGTTCGCGGGTCACGGCGATGTCCGCGTCCTGACGTTTTCGGACGAGCAGACGGAGCTTCTTTCGGCGGAAGAAAAAGACGGCGGGGACGGAGCGGACGCGATTGTGAGTGCGTCGTTCCGCACGGACCGTCTGTCGGAATTTGCGCTGACGGCGGTGGCGCCGGACAGGCTCACGATGCGCCGGACCGCGGCGGACGGCGATGCGAAGGTGACGGTGACGTACGGCACCGGCGCGGGCGTGCCGGAGTCGGCGGAGCTCAGGGTGAGGCAGATTCGCGGCGACGGAGACGACGCGGATCGCGCGGAATATCAGAAGCGTCAGGCGGAGGCGGCCGCCCTTCTCGAAACGGAAGCGGGCGGTGAAAACGCGGCTTCTCAGCCGGATACCGCGGCCTCCGGTTCGCCGGGGAACGCAGAAAATGCAGACGTCAGCCGGCAGACGGATCAGAATGCGGAGAATGCAGCCGCCGATCAGCAGGCAGACCAGAACGCGGAGAATGTAGCCGCCGATCAGACTGAAGATTCCAAAGAATATGCTGCCTATATGGAGGAAGTCGAAGCGGCACTGGCATCCGGTCGCAAAGTCCAGATGGCGAAGCTTTTTGACATCACAATTTTGGACAAGGAAGGAAATGAGGTTGAGCCCCTCACCCCTGTGTGCGCCAATATCGAGTTTGTGCCGAAGGAAGTTCAGGAAGGAACAGATCTCGAACTCTACCAATTCCAGACAGAGGGCGAGAAGCCCCAGGTCATGGAGAATGTGGAAGTGCTCACTGACGATGACAACATCGTGAATGGAATCGAGTTCGAGACAGACGGATTCTCAGTATATGGCATTGTCGGAACTGTCATCGAGAAGTATGTACTGGCCAGCGATGGACGGAATTACAGGATAACGGCCACCTACGGCCCGGAAACCGGAGTTCCGGAAGACGCACAGCTGAAGGTTTCTGAAATACTGCCGCCGGAAAGCGATGAAACCATTGCCGGAAGCGAAGAGCCGCTTGATTCCTCTCTGTATGACGAATACGTTGCCAGAACCGAAGATGCCCTGGGCTGGGCAGAGGGCAGCGCTTCTTACGTGCGCCTGTTTGATATCAAGATCACGGATGAATACGGAAACAAGATCGACATTGCCGCTCCGGTGGATGTGAGGATTGAACTGGCGGATAAGGACAGCAGCGAGGAAGGCCTTCTGGGTACGCAGGTGGTGCATTTTGCGGACGGCGCGGAAGTACCGGATGTGGTGCAGAATTTAAGTTTTGACGAAACGAAAACGGAAAGCGAAGGAATGACGCTCTCCTTTACAGCGGCAGGATTTTCGGTATATGCCATAGTGGACGCACCGGAACCTGCGGTTGTTGAAATCGACTATGTGGATTCCCTGGAGGAACTGGCTGGACAAACCGGAAAAGAATTCTATCTTTCCTACGGTACACCTCCGAAATATTTTACAAATGAGCTGAACACGAACAGTGCTTTCATAGAAAACACAAGTTCCGGTCAGGCGGACGGCTGGTATTTTGAACCGACCGGAGTTGACAATCAGTATTATATTTACACTTACGTTGAGGGAGTCAAGAAATACATCACGAATCCCTCCGGCAATCTGGCCGGCCTGGCTGATACAAACGGAACAAAATTTGATCTCGAAGATGCCGGAAACGGGAAATTCTATTTCAAAAAAGCCGGAGCTAGTCTTTGGCTGCAGCATTCCGGCAGCGGCTCAGGGATCCGGTTTTATACGGACAATAAAAATGCAGCAAACAGCCAGATTTCCATTGCCTACGCATCCTCTTTTGTTCTGCCAGATGATCCCTACGGCCTTAATGGCAAGACCTATGGCATTGCCTATCACAATGACACGGCAACATCGGCAGCGTTGACAGCAGAAGGTGTGACGACCAGTGGTCAGCAGAGACTGAAGGGATTAGATATGCTCATGCGGCCGGATGTGCTGGATCATGACGGAATCCTGCTTGTTGCGGAAAACAGCGATATCCAGGAATGGACTTTCCAGAATGTTTCAGAAGATAAATACTATCTGAAAACAACCGTTGACGGCGTGACAAAATATCTGACTATAAATGGAAACAATGTTACGCTTATGGATACTCCGGATGAAACGTATTCCCTGATCAAGGCCATTCCGGGTACGGGAGCCAACAGCGGGAAATGGCACTTTAGTGTGGGTAATTATTCTCTGAACTTCAATAATACAGCGAATAACGGATTCAACGGGACAACCGGTACCGGAGCAACTACCTGGATGAATCTTGTGGAGAAGTCATCCTTCCCGGAGGAAGATTTTACCTATTACAACGCCAAAAAGGTCAGTGTTTCCGATACGAGTCAGGTTCCCGATAAAAAACAGGTGATTATCTATACCCGTGTCTGGAACGATACGAAGAAAAAGTACGAGTTTTTCGCCATCGACCACGACGGTTCCCTGATCCCCTGTTATGATACAGGCGACGGCATCGAGTGGATCGGCACGAATGTCAATACCGCGCTGTGGGAACTCACAGAGGGAACGAATCCGGATGGCTCCCTGAGCTATTATTACTGGCTTCGGAATACGCAGTATGGTAATACCTTTATTACTCCGCAGCTGTCAAATGACCAGGTCATTTATACAAGTCCGGGCAGCGATGTGCAGGATTTAAACGCCAGTGTCAATCTGAACGGACGGCGTTATGAAGAGAATTATACAACGATCATCAGATGGGATGACGATCAGTATGGCTATTCCGGCCTGAAGGTGGAAAATGGTCATTTGGTTCCGTGTGCGTTGTCAGAGACAGAAGATTTTTACTTTGCCATCATGGAAGAAAAGCAGCATGCGGAGGATGTGACGACCGTTGAAACGGTCGACAGCAAGGCTTACGGCATCACCATGAAGATGGTTGATTTTAATAACGATGTGCAAAAATATTCTACAGGTGATCGTGATGTGGTACAGACCGAGGTTATGGGGACTCCGGACGGAGGTGCAGGGTTGCTTTCTACCTGTCTGGATCCTGTCACAGGTTATCCAGTCGTGAACAGTAATTCGAACTCGTTGTCTCAACTGTTCGACAGTACTAAGGAGATGGATGCCAATCATCTGTTCCTTCAGAACATCTACAACGAAAGCGGGTACTTTGAGTATGACAGTACGCAGAACTTTGCGCATCTGAACCCGGACGGCACCTTTACGGTATATGATCAGCTCGGCGCGATCACAGGTGATGCTGAGCATAAAACTACCAGGGAACATGGCCAGTTCATGCCGTACAATGACATTTCCCCGGATAAAGGATACGCATATGATAAAGATGGCCACATCATCACCAATCAGACGGATGTGTTGGCACATGAACTTCCGGATACCAATGCCCGCAAGGGAGAAAACCTTTACCTGATCGGCAATAATAAAAAGGGTATGAGGGATACAACTGGAGACGGTGTCGATTACTTCTTCGGGATGGAGCTGGAAGCAAGCTTCACACAGACAGCGAATGGTCTGGACGCCTGGGGCCATGACATCATCTTTGAATTTTCAGGAGACGACGACTTCTGGCTGTACGTAGATGGCCAGCTGGTTCTCGACCTCGGTGGAGTGCATTCTGCACAGGTCGGTTCGGTTAATTTCCGAACAGGCCTGATTACCAGCTCGAACGGAAACTCAACGCTGTACAACACCTTCAAGAACAATTACAAAGATCAGCACCCGGAGGCTACCGACGAAGAGGTTAATCAATACCTGGATGATATATTTGAACGGAACGAAGAGGGCAATTATGTGTTCAAGGATTATACCAAACACACCATGCGTATGTTCTACATGGAGCGCGGCGCAGGCGCCTCCAATCTGCACATGCGTTTTAACCTGGCAGCGGTTAAGCCGGGTACCGTGGTGCTGAGTAAACAGCTCTCCGGCACCAACAGCGGATCCAACAGTCTGCTGGAATATCCGTATCAGATTTACTATAAAATTCGAGGGGATGGGGAAAGCGAAGAGCATCTTCTGAATGATCCCTCCAAGGTAACGTATAAGGATTCGACCAAGCAGGTGAAGTACGAAGAGCATCTTACGCTTGAACAGCAGACTTACGACAACGTATTCTTCCTGAAAGCCGGTGAGTCGGCGGTGATCGAGCTGCCGGAGGATACAGTCAATTACCGAATCGTCGAGTGCGGTATAAGCACAGCAACTTATGATGTTGTCAAAGCCAACGGAGAAACACTTGCTCCTACAGATACACAGAATCCAGGGAGAAAGGATTATAAAACCTCCTTGGATACAATGACGAACCGGGATACGGTCCTGTTTGATAATCATGTCAAAGAAGGCGCGATGAGAACGCTGTCCATTACAAAGCAGCTTTATGATTCCAATGGACAGGATCGGCTGCATTATGATGCTGCCGAAGGTGAGAAAGAGGATAAAACACTGTTCTCTTACCGTCTGTATTTAGGAAATGCCTTTACGAGTGAAGATGATATTCCTCCGGCTAATCTATATTCTTACTTTGTTAAAAACAGAGATAAATATTACTGCCGCTGGGATCTTGCACAGAAGAAGTTTGTATCGTTGGGCATAAATAACTACAGTGATCTGGAAACATATCTGGCACCCATGACAGACACGCAGAAGGAATCGATTATATTTAAAACCTCTCCGAGCGGCGCTATTTCCAAGATTCCTGCAGATTATACAGTGGAAGTCCGGGATCTGATCGACGGCGTTCACTGGAAGGTGGAAGAGCGCGACGATGAAATTCCAAAGGGATATACCCTGCGTCTGTCGGACGGTTATACACGTACGGATATTATTCCGGAAGAACCACATGGAACCACGCCGATCAGCGATACGATCGAAGGGGAGGTGGATCCTGAAGTAGATGTGCGAAATCAGAAAGGCTGGGGTCTGACCGTGCAGAAAGTATGGACAGATGAAGATTTCATTGACCATGATCCTATCTATTTCGCGGTATACTACGAAAAAGAAGGGCAAGCTCCGGAACTGATTGAAGGATCCGTTCGTTCGATGATGAACGGCAATAAGGAGATTTACTATTTCTTCAACCAGGAACAGATGGCCGGCAGGGATTTCAGTGAATACAGGGTTTATGAGGTGAAACTCACGAATCCCGAAATTGATCCGGCAACAGGAGAAATTCATTATGACAGCATCACCCCCATCCCGGATAGTGGAAAACTGACCGTAGGCGGAACACCGAAGGGTACCACTGTGCATCAGGAGAATGAATACACAGTGACTTATCAGATCGGGGAACCGACGACCCAGAATGAAAACGTCCGTACCGATGTCGTGACCAACTCACGGCCGGGCATTAAACTGTTTAAGATGCGGTGGGATTACGAGACTCCTCTTGCCGGAGCCGTCTTTACACTGAAGGATTCGGAAGGACAGGATGTTGCAGCGGAAAGCTACACGTCGCGAAGCGAGGACGGTCTGATTACCATCGCTTACCTGAATCCGGGCATTTACACACTGACGGAGGTTGAGACTCCCAAAGGGTATGTGGTACTGCCTGAACCGATCACGATCACAGTCTCGGATGATTCTATTACGGTTGGACCAGAAGAACTGAAAAATAAATATTATATATTTGAACCGGCGAAAGAGGCTACGGAAACCCAGGAAGCGGACATGGCAACCGTTACCATCCGGGACCGGGAGACCGAACTGCATGTGAAAAAGGTGGATGCGGTTACAAAGGATCCGCTCGCAGGCGCTCATTTCGCTCTTTACAATCAGGTGACGGATGCACAGGGAAATAAGAGAAAAGACTATCAGCCAATTACCGGCTATGAAAATCTTATCTCCAATGCGGAAGGCATTCTTACTTTCCCGGACACCAATGTGGAAGCAGTGACAATTGAAAACCTGACCTGGGGCAACACTTATTACCTGACTGAGACGCAGGCGGTAACGGATTACGATCTGTTGAAAGAGGATCTGTGCTTCACTGTGAACAAGGATGGTACCATAACCATTGAAAATGCAGAGCATTCCGGATGGCTGACAACATCGACAGATACTGATAAGGGAAAATATTCTTCACTTATTCAGATACCTAACGGAAAACTGCAGTATGTTTCTGTTTGGAAGACCGATGATGGCTATACGACGATCACTACCGGTGCATCCTTCGCCCTCTACAAGGCAGAGGACTATGATGATGCTGCAGGCAGACCGAAAGAGGGTGCTGTTCCGGTTCTTACCGGAACCACCGGTGCAAACGGTATCCTGGCGCTGGGGACACTTCCTGCGGGTACAGAGTACCGGTTAGTGGAGACGAAAGCTCCGGACGGATATTATCCGCCTACTTCCGCAATTAAGATTTTCGTAAATGCAGACAAGGTAACTGCTATGCAGGCAGGTAGTCCAGCGGAAGTATCTAGAAAAGGTGATGAGCACTGGGTACCTGATCAGCCGGAAGCCACCTGGCAGATCCGAGTCTGGAACAGTCAGGGGTATGCACTTCCTTCCACCGGCGGATCCGGGACTGCGCTGTTCTATCTCCTTGGCGGCATTCTTCTGAGCGGGGCAGGCATACTGCTGCTGACCCGTCTTCGCATGAAGAGGAAGCATTCCGAGCGGTAA
- a CDS encoding ISL3 family transposase, with the protein MNYTHTESDGQLAFSENRYTFLSIPSRLEGFNNSDTSVHRAASGREVLCFNGKLDLADADRRCPKCGSRMHINGHRDLTLRHLCFGGSLSAIHFDRVQLICKCGHSHMQSVPFKADGHQISVELYQYTRDLLALGTYTLKQVAEITGLGKNTVKALDLKRLKELYTIDGTKLIRPEQPAKMLAIDEFKLHNGHRYATHIIDLDTGHILWISHGKKKQVVYDFIDHVGLEWMDSVEAVACDMNSDFQEAFEEKCPWIQPVFDYFHIVKNFNDKVVSEVRKDEQRRLYEEGLMEEARALKKTRYILMSSRSTLQAKDAQARTGEPISRSGSIFPKEEYVRKEGYEARYDELLSQNKLLFTLDLIKERLSLSYTRTDEARMADDITWIMDTCSASGNSHLQWFGRLLGNHFEGIIAHATYKISSGKMEGINNKIKVLRRQAYGLPDDDYFFLRLFDASRKGYIRNPLSHKICD; encoded by the coding sequence ATGAATTATACACATACTGAGTCCGATGGACAACTGGCATTCTCTGAAAACAGATATACTTTTTTAAGCATCCCCTCCCGGCTGGAAGGCTTTAATAATTCTGACACAAGCGTACACCGGGCAGCTTCCGGCCGCGAAGTGTTGTGCTTTAACGGCAAGCTCGATCTGGCGGATGCTGACCGCAGATGTCCAAAGTGTGGAAGCCGTATGCACATCAACGGTCACCGGGATCTTACGCTCCGGCATCTTTGCTTTGGCGGAAGCCTCAGTGCGATCCATTTTGACCGCGTGCAGCTCATCTGCAAATGCGGACATTCCCATATGCAGTCTGTTCCGTTCAAAGCAGACGGCCATCAGATATCTGTGGAACTGTACCAGTATACCAGGGATCTGTTGGCACTTGGCACTTACACGCTCAAGCAGGTAGCTGAGATCACCGGGCTCGGAAAGAACACGGTCAAAGCCTTAGACCTTAAGCGCCTGAAGGAGCTCTATACCATCGACGGCACGAAACTGATCAGACCGGAGCAGCCGGCAAAAATGCTTGCCATTGATGAGTTCAAGCTCCACAACGGCCACCGCTATGCCACCCACATCATAGATCTTGATACCGGCCATATCCTCTGGATCTCCCATGGGAAGAAAAAGCAGGTGGTCTATGACTTCATCGACCATGTCGGCCTGGAATGGATGGACTCTGTCGAGGCCGTCGCCTGCGACATGAACTCCGATTTCCAGGAGGCTTTTGAGGAAAAATGCCCCTGGATACAGCCGGTGTTCGATTACTTCCACATCGTAAAGAACTTCAACGACAAGGTGGTCAGTGAAGTCCGCAAGGACGAGCAGCGCCGCCTGTATGAGGAAGGCCTTATGGAGGAGGCAAGGGCTTTAAAAAAGACCCGTTACATCCTGATGTCAAGTCGATCAACGCTTCAGGCGAAAGATGCGCAAGCCAGGACAGGTGAGCCGATCAGCCGGTCCGGTTCCATCTTTCCCAAGGAAGAGTACGTCCGGAAAGAGGGTTATGAAGCAAGATATGACGAACTTCTCAGTCAGAACAAGCTTCTGTTCACGCTTGATCTGATTAAGGAGCGTCTGTCTCTTTCCTACACCCGCACTGATGAAGCCCGTATGGCGGATGACATCACCTGGATCATGGATACCTGCAGTGCATCCGGAAACAGTCATCTTCAGTGGTTCGGAAGACTCCTTGGAAACCACTTTGAGGGCATCATAGCCCATGCAACTTATAAAATCTCCTCTGGCAAGATGGAGGGCATCAACAACAAGATCAAAGTCTTACGGCGACAGGCCTACGGACTTCCGGATGACGATTATTTCTTCCTCAGGCTGTTTGACGCCAGCAGGAAGGGTTATATTCGCAACCCCTTATCCCATAAGATTTGTGATTGA
- a CDS encoding transposase: MPIPQDILSVPRPKNTVVIAYGKDKSLYAVRQRIGCRNDNGRHLPVNGPTIGHIIDGVYVPIDKEAPDRVSASSVDLKDWANVVLCDRLFSDIRKELSAVYSQTDVMKMYCISILRVCDPGVKNYELKEAYETSFLSELYPRIALSKNTVSSFLNDMGKSVSKIVRFMQNRASAVSMDHHLLIDGTLKSDGSRVNSLSDFSRKARTKGTRDISVLYAFDLEAMEPVCSKCFPGNMLDATSYSAFIPENRITKGIIVGDKGFPESAAHEHFEANEDLHYLNPIKRNSKLIERHHMQDFTGILPGYEGITFRKEKCTGTDKWLYSYRDSYKASKEERDWLRRAKKSKTYSLEALREKQKTFGTIVLECDLNLPAETAYKAYEKRWEIEIVMRFYKSACEFDETRVQDDYSVIGSEFCDFLSTLLTFRLIKAFDNAKLLEDRTYKKIMSVLTRAKKVRSDGETWQLIRLNPSYEEILQELGLIPRPEEPPKKKPGRPKGSKNKSVIKEQEAIPVEGKRKRGRPKGSKNKPKSNDTATGQS; the protein is encoded by the coding sequence ATGCCCATACCACAGGATATACTCTCTGTACCAAGGCCGAAGAATACGGTCGTCATCGCTTACGGCAAGGACAAATCCCTGTATGCTGTCCGGCAACGCATCGGCTGCAGGAATGACAACGGCCGCCATCTGCCGGTCAACGGCCCGACCATCGGGCACATCATCGATGGTGTCTACGTACCTATTGACAAGGAAGCGCCTGACCGTGTCTCAGCCTCATCGGTCGACTTAAAGGACTGGGCCAACGTCGTCCTGTGCGACCGATTGTTTTCTGATATCCGCAAGGAACTGTCTGCCGTCTATAGCCAGACGGACGTGATGAAGATGTATTGTATCTCCATCCTGCGGGTCTGTGATCCGGGCGTTAAGAACTACGAACTGAAGGAGGCATATGAGACCAGTTTCCTCTCGGAGCTCTATCCCAGGATCGCACTGTCGAAGAACACGGTCTCATCTTTCCTGAATGATATGGGGAAGTCGGTCTCAAAGATCGTCCGCTTCATGCAGAACCGTGCCTCCGCCGTATCCATGGATCATCATCTCCTGATCGACGGCACACTGAAATCCGACGGGTCAAGAGTCAACTCGCTCTCCGACTTCTCGCGAAAAGCAAGGACAAAAGGAACCCGCGACATCTCAGTCCTGTATGCTTTTGACCTTGAGGCGATGGAGCCTGTGTGTTCCAAGTGCTTTCCCGGAAACATGCTGGATGCCACATCCTACAGCGCCTTCATCCCGGAGAACAGGATCACGAAAGGGATCATCGTCGGGGACAAGGGATTTCCCGAGTCGGCGGCGCATGAACACTTTGAGGCGAACGAAGATCTTCATTACCTGAACCCGATCAAACGCAACTCGAAGCTTATTGAACGGCACCACATGCAGGATTTTACCGGCATCCTTCCTGGATATGAAGGGATCACCTTTCGGAAGGAAAAGTGTACCGGGACGGATAAATGGCTTTACTCCTACCGTGACAGCTATAAGGCATCCAAAGAAGAACGGGACTGGCTGCGCCGGGCAAAGAAGAGCAAGACCTACAGCCTTGAAGCGCTCCGGGAAAAGCAGAAGACCTTCGGAACGATCGTTTTGGAATGCGACCTGAATCTTCCTGCCGAGACTGCTTATAAAGCCTACGAAAAGCGCTGGGAGATCGAGATCGTCATGAGGTTCTATAAATCCGCCTGTGAGTTCGATGAGACCCGGGTGCAGGATGACTATTCCGTTATAGGAAGCGAGTTCTGTGACTTCCTGTCCACGCTTCTGACGTTCCGTCTGATCAAGGCATTTGACAATGCTAAGTTGCTGGAAGATCGGACTTATAAGAAGATCATGTCCGTTCTGACCCGTGCCAAGAAGGTACGCTCAGATGGAGAAACATGGCAGCTGATCAGGCTGAATCCGTCTTATGAGGAGATCCTGCAGGAGCTGGGGCTTATTCCGAGACCGGAAGAGCCGCCAAAGAAGAAGCCGGGTCGCCCCAAGGGGAGTAAAAACAAATCTGTTATAAAAGAGCAGGAAGCGATCCCTGTGGAAGGCAAACGCAAACGCGGCCGGCCAAAGGGAAGCAAAAATAAACCGAAATCAAACGACACCGCCACCGGTCAGAGCTGA